From a region of the Diceros bicornis minor isolate mBicDic1 unplaced genomic scaffold, mDicBic1.mat.cur scaffold_396_ctg1, whole genome shotgun sequence genome:
- the LOC131402963 gene encoding small ribosomal subunit protein mS31-like has translation MHLSRTKNNIQRYFGTNSVIYGKKDEQSIPTQEISKETESQDSVKENRNKDLSHIIKGVKVELSTVNVQTAKPPSRRQLKSLEATVGRPQRAPGGAPKERSESLSPELVAAASAVADSLPFDKQTTKSELLRQLQQHWEDSRAQKDGERTKIR, from the exons atgcaTCTTTCTAGGACAAAAAATAATATCCAAAGATATTTTGGCACTAACAGTGTGATTTATGGCAAGAAAGATGAGCAGTCTATTCCAACCCAGGAGATTTCCAAGGAGACAGAGAGCCAAGACAGTGTAAAGGAGAATAGGAACAAAGACTTGTCACATATTATTAAGGGCGTGAAAGTTGAATTAAGCACAGTAAATGTACAAACAGCAAAGCCGCCCAGCAGAAGACAACTGAAAAGTTTGGAGGCCACAGTTGGCAGGCCTCAGAGAGCTCCAGGAGGTGCCCCAAAGGAGAG AAGCGAGTCCCTGAGTCCTGAGTTGGTGGCCGCTGCATCTGCTGTTGCAGATTCTCTCCCTTTTGACAAGCAGACAACCAAGTCGGAGCTGCTCAGGCAGCTCCAGCAGCACTGGGAAGACTCAAGGGCacagaaagatggagaaagaacTAAAATTAG GTAA